Genomic segment of Schistocerca nitens isolate TAMUIC-IGC-003100 chromosome 9, iqSchNite1.1, whole genome shotgun sequence:
tgaatgctttaaaagctaatcatttgcatatcacagcatctttttcctgtcggataaatttcgcgtctgtagcacgtcatcttcgtggtgtagcaattttaatggccagtagtgtagatccaaTGTGCAGAATCCGGGACTGAGACTTTGGATAGCAATGATGTTGCAGATGGGGATGGAGGTGCTGCGGTGGTGGTGTTGATGATGATGGTAGTACAGATAACGGAGTTGGACTGAAAACCCAAGAATGAGGTAACCTTTACGACAGCAGATGTCACGGATTTGGATAACGCTGGTAATGGTGTGCGAGAGAGGATGCTGGACTCACCGGGTAGCGCTGCTTGGGCAGCGGCTTGAGCCTGAAGCCGAAGGGTGGCTGGTATGCCCtggcgggcggcggcggcagcaccAGGTTGGTGTGCGGCTCCGGGTCCTCGTAGACGGGCGCCGGCGGCACCAGCGGGAAGGCGGGCAGCGGCCGCGGCGCTGGGTCCGGGGGCGTGATCGGCTCCAGCTTGCCCGACGGCACCATGATGGCCAGCGACGCCGTCTGCGAGCACACACAGCGCCGGTCAGCTGCGGCGTGAAGCGCCCCGTAAATATACAAAAAACTGTCAGGTttcactacactggtgtccaaagcaTGACGACGAAATAAACTTTTGTGTgctgtattgtaagtaggctgtgtaggtttttatggtggtaacgccacgtagcgcgctgtacgaaaatcactgactgtgctgtgtgcagcatgtggctggttggactcattgttggaatattctcttgtgtatgctatggtcgcaggttcgaatctgtaagatggcaagaactatgccccttacatgaagtcattacagatcacctaactcacgttgagcgaacagtagggctgaacaaaatgactaacaaggcacaatgcatcttgtagagggtaagTATGGACGTAGTGAAATAATTAATGTCGCTTGATGGTTTtacagtaattcacacgacatgaaaactttgtggaaacgagtcgatttactggacgctagtttaccccagggaagtatttagagtcgACCGTGGCCGGCCGGGGGAACGgctaagggaagtgacaataggcagcttagggcggctcaagctctgagaaagcggtaacggtgcgcggcctccagccgccttaagatgagtgacagtgagtgggtggttgacaccAACTCCATGCTGGTGCACCGGGAAAcatacggagaacttgtacgcctgttgataaatgtctgtcgtcccgttttctgtgaaacatgcgagaaagccgcgcaaagctacggtggagcggtcagcagaggtcaaaatatgtgtgttcgtgactatagcagcttcacactgaattcacggtctgcagagtctgaagcaaatcaggtgaagagcgacagaatgaaatacgtcgGCCTCCGACGGGAATGTAGGACTGAGGAATtttaagtactctcctgggagtcagaattcctgaaaacttggtgtttgttcagacgctaaccttgatgggtggcctgggaggagcaaaatagaacttgagaggaagggaaattttgtgggaatttatcCACTTCCCAGAAcgggcattggtcggcgctgggaagcgacgcataattaacgtgacttgtgctgcaattggtgtaagtgattttgctggaggggaaaccgaggcaaagagcggactgtgagaagtctctgtagtggtcttccgttcccagcttgcctagagtgcggacgtggcgttctttactcagcttgcctgagaaagagtgagcatctctgcagtttaggacttagcaaatggaacgattgagcttggagataggaagttttggttcagctatgtactgagcaagatagctaggagtgaatagacgagcgcagccttgcagcaccacaaggtcggccgacgtccacacaacgacgacgctccgccacgctgtattcggtgatattgcgcccgctccggccactgattaatttgttggatcacgtcggcaaagtttccacgagggtttcatgggccgtgtattgtagaattcttctcgcacttcgcattacgcctgggtcagtcgataggaattacttttgagttgtcgcgctttactccacgtaaacgcaatttattaccactgcctgataggagagtcttgtaatgtgatgattgaaggtcgggagtaaacaaataaatttgtgctaatcgactgcatctgttttcaattaagtagttgaaatcccaagtcacttgcttaattaattttatgttcaacatttgcatctggtgttcaacagctgaatataacatcaatgtgcacccctttttaattaaaaagtgatcaattctgaataaattaatgtcaacgctgctaccgcagttcaatcaggagtcacagggccatattacttttttgcgttatccgatattgcggcagttttgcactctctgttgatctgttagtcaattacctggggggggggggacacacacaccaaaaccagataagtgacgggtggtgtGTTacaaatcctgcctcagacatggatatgtgtgatgtccttaggttagttagctttaattagtattaagtctaggggactgacggcctcagatgttaagtcccatagtgcttagagccatttgaaccatttcgcttgtgtagtgttgggcagttggatgcgaacagcacgtagcgttgggcagttggaggtgagctgtcagcagtggtggatgtggagagagagatgccagagttttgagagcggacgatctggacgtgtgtccgtcagaaaaggaaatttgtaagactggatgtcatcaactgatatatattatgacttttgaacactattaagggaaatacattgtttgttctctatcaaaatctttcatttgctaactatgcctgtcagtagttagtgtcttcagtagttagaatcttttatttagctggcagtagtggcgcgcgctgtattgcagtacccggccggagtggccgagcggttgccggcacggtaattcggcgtgttcggtcagagggttagctgccctctgtaataaaaaaaactgagttaatgcatCAACCACGAACTGAatcgggtgtctttcgacgtccgccccgagcagatacaacgaacgaaaacgaacaaaatgagattttttttttaaaaaaaaaaaggttctaggcgcttcagtct
This window contains:
- the LOC126203674 gene encoding uncharacterized protein LOC126203674 → MRPHSVLVLLLLLHAMTASLAIMVPSGKLEPITPPDPAPRPLPAFPLVPPAPVYEDPEPHTNLVLPPPPARAYQPPFGFRLKPLPKQRYPLSSTGFAKHLDYIMGY